Part of the Streptomyces sp. f51 genome is shown below.
TACACCGGAACCGTTCCGTCCCAGGACGACCACGTCGAACGCACGAAGCAGGAGAAGAAGAGGGACGACGCCGCGCATCTCATGGCTGTGGCGCGCAGCAAGATCGAGTCCGCCAAGGAGATCCGTGACGACGCGGCGAAGCGGGCCGCCCACCGGATCAAGAACGTGATCCATCACGACGGTGTGCACGACCCCGGCGGCATCATGAACTGGATCGCGGATCACGCGGACTGGATTTCGACCGCCGCCACGGTTCTGGCGGTGGCGGCGCTGATCGCGGCAGTCGTTCTGTCGGGTGGCACACTCGCCATCGTGCTTGTCGGGCTGGCTTCCGCGCTCAGCGCCACCGCTCTGTCGGGGCGGCTTTACGACGTCTTCGCCCGGGGCGGGAAGTTCGACTGGCTGAAGATCACGTTTGATTTCCTCGGGATCATCCCGGGCCTCGGTGCGCTGAAGGGACTCTCGGCCGCGGCCAAGGGCTCGCGGCTCCTCGTCGCCCAGGAGGCGGTCTGGGCCGGCTTCACCAACGGCTTCGCCGTGAAGAGCATCAACCGAGGAGTCGGCCTCGCCTCCAAATATCTGGCCAAGAAGGGCATCACCAAGGTGAAGCTGCCCGCGAACGGGTTCGACCCGGAGGGCGTCACTCGCTTCATCAAGGGCGCCGCGTTCAGCAACGCGTATGTGCAGAGTCTGATCCGGCTCCGCGGCAAGTTCGGGGCGGACGACACGACGCACCCGGTCAGCCCGCCGCCCGGTGACACGAGGCCCACCCCCGCGCCGGACGTGAGCCCCAGACCGTCGGGCCCGTCCGGAACTCCTTCGCCGACGCCGCAACCAAGCCCTTCTCCGACTTCGTTTCACGCTGCACTGGCGCCTACTGGATAGGGAGAGATTCACGTGGGTGACTATCACGCCCTCAGCCCCGGACAATTCGTCGATGACCGGGGGACCGTGCATGACATGGTTCCTTCGGAGGTCATCGCCGCCGTCCCCGCCGCCAAGGCGGCGGCCGAGCGCTTCGGGCGAGAGGTGCGCTTCGATTTCCTGGATGACCGGGCCGTCCACTGGATGCTGTTCCAGCGGCGCCAGGACACGGAGAAGGCCAGCGTCATGGGCTGCCTCGCCGCGATTCCGCTCTTCATCTTCGGACTCGGCGCGTGGCCCTTCTGGGACCTGGTCGCGTCCGGCAAGTCCCGCCAGTTCCAGATCGCGTTCATCGTCGTCGACGCGCTGATCGTCTGCGGCTCGCTGGTGGGGACCTATCTGGTGCGGCGCCGGAGCCTGCTCGACCCGACGGACCGGAACGTACGGTGCAGGGCCCGTCTCTATCGCAAGATCGCCGGGATCGCGCGGCAGGGTGGTGCCGAAGTACCGCGCCTGTACCCCTACTACGGGATGTACGCGACGTCGCGGACGTTCTACCCCGAAGCCGCCGAGCGCCCCGTCCCGGAGAGGGAACAGGCTCCATGACCACCGACATCGAGTTGTCGGCGTTCACACCCACACACCCCGCGCCGCCCGCGCTTCGTGCGGACGACATCCACGTCCGCTGGGTGATGCCGGAGATCTTCCATGACATCCCCGTCCATGAGACGGACGACGACGAGGCCGTACGACTTCTGGAGGAGCTCGCCGAGAAGGCGCTCCCGGACGCGGCGGACGACGACAGGACGAGGTTCGCGGTCATCTGCGCACTCGGATTCGACGACCTGCTGGCCGCTGGTGTCGAATACGCCGGGATCTGCGTGACGGCCGTCAACGAGACCCCCTGCACGGCGACCGTATTCGCGTCCCTGATGGACAGCCCAGAGGTCGGCGGGGGTGTCCCGGCTGTCGTGAAGGAGATGGCGTCGACGTTCCGCCGGCTCCACGGAGCCGACGTCTCCGAGGTGGAACTCCCCTGCGGACCCGCCGTGGTGTGCATCGGAACACGTGAGTCGAAACTCACGGGTGAGCTCACCGAGTCGGGTCACAGTCTGGCCTTCCCGACCGGATACATCCGTGTCTACGTACCCCTCCCGAACGGCACCACGGTCGCCATGGAGATGTCGACACCCACGATGGAGGGCTGGGACGTGTTCTCCACCATGTTCGGCAACACGGCCAGCAGCATCCGCCTCTTCACGGCCGACGGCTTGCCGCTGATCACCGCAGGGACCGGCCGGTGAGCATCAGCGATCCGGCGCCCTCCGACTACCGGCTCCTCGTACCCCGGGACTGGTTCCGCGTCGACCTCACGCACGAGCGCTGGCGCCGCCAGCTGAAGACCTTCGTGGACAAGGAATCGGAGGGGAACCGTGTCCCGGCGGAGGCTGCTCGAAACCTGTGGACAACGCTCCGCAACACCGCCGAAGGCAGTCTTGCGCAGGGCGGTCTGGAGTTCTTCCTGAAGACCGAGTCGCCCGGCTCGGCCCTCCCAGCCTCTCTCCTGATCTCGCTGGCCATGACGCCTGCTGGACTGGTCCCCACGCCGGACGACCTCGCCTCGGAACTGACCCGACGGGTGGATTCCGATGCCGAGGTGGACGTCCAGGCACTGCCCGCGGGCGGGACGGTCCGAGCGATCACGCAGACGGCCATGGATTACCACGTGTGCATGCCCGGCGGTGTCGGATACCTGCACCTGGCGTTCGCCATCCCACTGAGCGGTACCGACAGCCCGATGGGCGACCTGTGCGACGCCATCGCTCACTCTTTGCGCTGGGTCTGAAGCCGGGCTCGGCCGCTGTCGAGACTCTTGGCGAAGGCCGTTGTCGGCACGGCCGGCGCGCAGGTGATCGCGAGCGCTCCGGCCGTCACGGCTGTGCGGCGCCTGGTCAGCGTACGCATGTCTTGCTTCCCCGTACGGATGTGCCGTCGGAGGTCTGCCACACGCCTTGACCGGTCTTCTCCAGGCGGGTGTTGTAAAGGACATAGGCGTCCTTGCCGGCAGGTGTCCGGTCGACCTTCTCGGTCTTCCGGTTCTTGTTGTACGCCTTGCTCTCATCGGCGCAGTACGAGACGCCCGCGGACCGGCTGTCGAAGATCTCGACCTTGGGGCCGTAATAGCGCGTGGTTCCGGTGTAGGTGATCCCCGCGCCCAGCCACTTCTGCACCCATTGGACGGAAGACGTCAACGCCTTGCCCTTGTAATAGAAGGCCAGCCCAGGCGTGTTCGGCGTGCCCTTGAGGATGGCGTCGTTCGTGGCCGTCTGGGCGCGTCCCGCGTCCGCGAGGATGGCGTCCTTGGTCGCGTCCCCCGTCTTCCATCCGTCGAACTGGTCCTTTACGTCGCCGGGAAGGGTGATGTCCGGGCGCTTGGCGTTGTCCGTGGTAGTCGGGCTCGGTGAGGCCGACGCCGTCTTTCCCTGGTCCGCCCCCGCGATCTTGTCGTTCGCCTTCGGGGTGTCGCTTCCGCCTCCGCAGGCCGTCAGCAGCACGGCTGTTGTCGCGGCGACCGCGGTGGCAACGGGATACGAGCGGTGCTTCACGGTGGACTCCCCGGGGGTAGCGGTTGAGATTCGGCCGTGGGTCGACTAGGCGTCCGGCCGACGCAGTGTTCGTGAGTTACTTCGCAAGGGCGGTTGCGGCGTTCACCGGTTGA
Proteins encoded:
- a CDS encoding putative T7SS-secreted protein — encoded protein: MTARPRDWTPMYDSDPVPGDPHEVARLGKKLRGMAEEIDKQARNIRALASVDGWDSDAGRAFHETASDTAGRLKKVYDRYDEASKALGTQVNDGESDEYAGELHRAQRMADGALDDFRAAEVDHKAALKVLEPYTGTVPSQDDHVERTKQEKKRDDAAHLMAVARSKIESAKEIRDDAAKRAAHRIKNVIHHDGVHDPGGIMNWIADHADWISTAATVLAVAALIAAVVLSGGTLAIVLVGLASALSATALSGRLYDVFARGGKFDWLKITFDFLGIIPGLGALKGLSAAAKGSRLLVAQEAVWAGFTNGFAVKSINRGVGLASKYLAKKGITKVKLPANGFDPEGVTRFIKGAAFSNAYVQSLIRLRGKFGADDTTHPVSPPPGDTRPTPAPDVSPRPSGPSGTPSPTPQPSPSPTSFHAALAPTG